From the genome of Platichthys flesus chromosome 10, fPlaFle2.1, whole genome shotgun sequence:
AACAACATTGTGCAGAAGTTTCTCAGTTTGAATTctcatttgttggtttgtgttgttgtgcaggtGCTGTAATCGTGTCGACGCCGCAGGACATCGCTCTGCTGGACGCTCGCAGAGGAGCCGAGATGTTCAAGAAAGTAAACGTGCCggtaatctgtgtgtgttaatgtagacagttatttttatttacccATGCCATGACGTTACAGGAAGTTGAGAATGTTCTGTGGTTTGTGATTTGGTCCTGCAGGTTCTCGGTCTGGTTCAGAACATGAGTGTCTTCCAGTGTCCGAACTGTAACCACCACACTCACATCTTCGGCTCTGACGGGGCCCGACAGCTCGCGATCACTCTGGGGGTCGAGTTGTTGGGTAAGAGGATCACCAGCGTGAACTATTATGTTTCAGTAACATTTCTTTGAGGCATCTTTGGTGGGTTTGGTGCTTTAACGTCAGATTGTTATCTCCGTCCGCCTCCAGGTGACGTTCCCCTTCACCTCAACATCAGAGAGATGTCGGACAGAGGACAACCGGTGGTCATCTCCTCCCCAGACAGCTCCGAGgtttctgttctattctatttgATTCTATACTGTAATGAAGATTAATGAAAACCTGATtaccttctttgtgtgtgtgtgtgtgtgtgtttgtgtgtgtgtttacgctCTCCAGGCGGAGGCGTACAGGAAGGTGGCGTCCGCTGTCGTCCACAGAATTAAGGAGGTCAAcacttgattgacagctgcgcCCCAGTCAGCTGGTTGACTGACAGGATGTAAACTGTGAACAAACATGTTAGAAGCTGCATGACGCACAATAAccatgtagacacacacagaaacgcacaAGATGTTAAATCTAAAGCTACAGTTTAAGTGAAGAAATATGATTCATGTAATTAAGTGATGATATTTAATAAAACTACATTGAACCAAAGTCTGTCTGTTGGTTTTCTAGATATTTTAAAGTATTATATACTGTGTATAATTATGATGTACAGGAGAAACTGTCTGATATATTTAAACTTCACCATTAAAAGTTCCAGTCGAGGCAAAATGAATGAACCAACGCCTGCTTCACTCTTCATATTGTTCGAGATTTACTTCATCATGACAAAAACAGAAACCTGTTTGGAAAGATTTTAATTAATAACTTAATATTGAAGAACTAACCCAGTGCTCTTTAACATGTGTTagtaatgttgtgttgttttgtactTCGTGATGATCCActtttataaataatgttttcagaATTACAAAAACTCTTTTACTGTAAGTAGATGTTCTGCTCCTCACCAGGTGGCGGCGGTAGTGAGTTAATTCAATGTTTGCAACATccaagaaaagaagaaagtgacGTCAATGCGGAAGTGGatgcatgttttcctttttcattcagTGGATTGTTTCTGTTCGTCAGGAGGATTGAGGTCGAAATGTTCCGGTTAACAGTCTGTTAGTTCAGGTGAAGTTAAACTGTTAGTTGACCTGGTTAGTTGAAGTTAACAGTGTGTTAGTGAAGTTAAACTCAGTTAGTTGACTTGTTTAGTTCAGGTGAAGTTACACTGTTAGTTGACCTGGTTAGTTGAGGTTACCAGTgtgttagttaaggttattttaaGTCCTGTTAGTTGGCCTGGTTAGTTAAAGTTTAAAGTGTGTTAGTGAAGTTAAACTGTTAGTTGACTTGTTTAGTTGAGGTGAACAGTGTGTTAGTGAAGTTAAACTGTTAGTTGAGCTGGTTAGTTGAGGTTACCAGTGTGTTAGTGAAGTTAAACTGTTAGTTGAGCTGGTTAGTTGAAGTTACCAGTGTGTTAGTGAAGTTAAACTGTTAGTTGAGCTGGTTAGTTGAGGTTACCAGTGTGTTAGTGAA
Proteins encoded in this window:
- the nubpl gene encoding iron-sulfur protein NUBPL is translated as MPPGTGDVQLTITQNIPIAGAVIVSTPQDIALLDARRGAEMFKKVNVPVLGLVQNMSVFQCPNCNHHTHIFGSDGARQLAITLGVELLGDVPLHLNIREMSDRGQPVVISSPDSSEAEAYRKVASAVVHRIKEVNT